A genomic segment from Leptolyngbya boryana PCC 6306 encodes:
- a CDS encoding squalene/phytoene synthase family protein, whose product MNLQKTALDVLKETSRTFFIPISRLPTGLKEAVASAYLCMRAIDQIEDHPDLENAVKSRMLRQISLVLQAGDRGFTSEDFRPIFASELEHLEEVTLRLDEWLSYAPAEIAPRIWEAISTMSDRMAHWADCNWAIHTETELDQYTFSVAASVGLLLSDLWAWYDGTKTDRIQAVGFGRGLQSVNILRNHGEDFTRGVAFYPRGWTDDEMQAYSRRQLELASAYVESLPEISPARDFCRVILTLAYATLEAIQHGAEKLSRSEVMELVQQVTAS is encoded by the coding sequence ATGAACTTACAAAAAACCGCCTTGGATGTTTTGAAGGAGACGAGTCGGACATTTTTCATTCCCATTAGTCGCCTGCCGACCGGACTCAAAGAAGCGGTAGCGTCGGCATATTTGTGCATGAGAGCGATCGACCAAATCGAAGACCATCCCGATTTAGAGAATGCAGTCAAGTCTCGAATGCTTCGGCAAATCAGTTTGGTGTTGCAAGCGGGCGATCGCGGTTTTACGTCTGAAGATTTCCGTCCAATTTTTGCCTCAGAACTTGAGCATCTTGAAGAAGTCACACTGCGACTGGACGAATGGCTCTCTTATGCGCCTGCGGAAATTGCTCCTCGAATTTGGGAAGCGATTTCTACCATGTCTGACCGCATGGCGCATTGGGCAGACTGTAATTGGGCAATTCATACTGAAACGGAACTTGATCAATATACGTTTAGCGTGGCAGCTTCGGTTGGATTGTTGCTATCGGATCTTTGGGCTTGGTATGACGGAACGAAGACCGATCGTATTCAAGCAGTGGGGTTCGGTCGGGGGTTACAGTCGGTGAATATTTTGCGAAATCACGGCGAGGATTTTACTCGTGGTGTAGCGTTCTACCCGAGGGGGTGGACAGATGATGAGATGCAAGCTTATTCCCGCCGCCAGCTTGAACTTGCGAGTGCTTATGTCGAGTCGCTGCCTGAAATCAGCCCGGCACGGGATTTCTGCCGCGTCATTCTAACGTTGGCTTATGCAACTTTAGAAGCGATACAGCACGGGGCAGAAAAACTCAGTCGATCGGAAGTCATGGAACTGGTTCAGCAAGTGACAGCGAGTTAG
- a CDS encoding alpha/beta fold hydrolase — MVVDALPWRQRIGSQRDWMWRGWQTRYTYLRSQKSEIAPPLLFIHGFGASIGHWRHNLSVLSQHHTVYALDLLGFGASEKAIAPYNLRLWLEQVHDFWLTFVREPVVLIGNSIGSSVCLAVAKAYPDMVKGVVMLNLPDSSVLEQPEWFDSAVKVVRPIMVVGKSIFTFPLIFNPFFRVLRSSRLIRLWAKQAYASSDGITDELIEILATPARDTGAVKALRSMVNTPKVTEYRARSILPTVRVPMLLFWGKQDKFVPPSLAEYCVKLNPKLELVEIENAGHCPHDERPEEVNRKILGWIKECV, encoded by the coding sequence ATGGTGGTAGACGCATTACCTTGGCGACAACGAATTGGCAGTCAACGCGATTGGATGTGGCGCGGTTGGCAAACTCGGTATACTTATTTGCGATCGCAAAAATCAGAAATTGCGCCGCCGTTGCTGTTCATTCATGGGTTCGGCGCTTCGATCGGGCATTGGCGACATAATCTGTCGGTGCTGAGCCAGCATCATACGGTATATGCACTGGATTTGTTGGGATTTGGGGCTTCGGAGAAAGCGATCGCGCCTTACAACTTAAGACTCTGGCTCGAACAGGTGCATGATTTCTGGCTGACGTTTGTGCGTGAACCTGTTGTGCTGATTGGAAATTCGATTGGCTCTTCGGTCTGTCTGGCAGTGGCGAAGGCTTACCCAGACATGGTCAAAGGTGTCGTGATGCTGAATTTACCCGATTCTTCGGTGCTGGAGCAGCCAGAATGGTTTGACTCGGCAGTGAAGGTCGTTCGTCCAATTATGGTGGTAGGGAAAAGTATTTTTACGTTTCCATTGATTTTTAATCCGTTCTTTCGAGTATTGAGAAGTTCGCGCTTGATTCGGCTCTGGGCAAAACAGGCTTATGCAAGTTCGGACGGGATTACAGACGAACTGATTGAAATTTTAGCGACTCCAGCGCGAGATACAGGTGCAGTCAAGGCGTTGCGATCGATGGTTAATACTCCAAAAGTAACGGAATACCGAGCGCGATCGATTTTGCCGACAGTGCGGGTTCCGATGTTGCTGTTTTGGGGGAAGCAAGATAAATTCGTGCCGCCGAGTTTGGCTGAGTATTGTGTCAAACTCAATCCAAAACTGGAATTAGTTGAGATTGAGAATGCAGGGCATTGTCCCCACGACGAACGCCCGGAGGAAGTGAATCGCAAGATTCTCGGTTGGATTAAGGAGTGTGTGTGA
- the psaB gene encoding photosystem I core protein PsaB translates to MATKFPKFSQDLAQDPTTRRIWYGIATAHDFESHDGMTEEKLYQKLFATHFGHLAIIFLWASGSLFHVAWQGNFEQWIKDPLNIRPIAHAIWDPQFGKPAVDAFTQGGANYPVDISYSGVYHWWYTIGMRTNGDLYQGSIFLLILSAVLLFAGWLHLQPKFRPSLAWFKNAESRLNHHLSGLFGVSSLAWAGHLIHVAIPESRGQHVGWDNFLSTMPHPAGLAPFFTGNWGVYAENPDTAEHIFGTAQGSGSAILTFLGGFHPQTESLWLTDMAHHHLAIAVIFIVAGHMYRTNFGIGHSIKDILNAHKPPAGGLGDGHTGLYDTVNNSLHFQLGLALAALGTVTSLVAQHMYSMPPYAFIAKDFTTQAALYTHHQYIAGFLMVGAFAHGAIFWVRDYDPDQNKNNVLARILGHKEAIISHLSWVSLFLGFHTLGLYVHNDVVVAFGTPEKQILIEPVFAQWIQSTHGKALYGFNALLSNPDSIATTAWPNHGNVWLPGWLDAINSGVNSLFLTIGPGDFLVHHAIALGLHTTTLILVKGALDARGSKLMPDKKDFGYAFPCDGPGRGGTCDISAWDSFYLAMFWMLNTIGWVTFYWHWKHLAIWSGNVAQFNESSTYLMGWLRDYLWQYSAPLINGYNPYGMNNLAVWAWMFLLGHLVWATGFMFLISWRGYWQELIETLVWAHERTPLANLIRWKDKPVALSIVQARLVGLVHFTAGYVLTYAAFVIASTAGKFG, encoded by the coding sequence ATGGCAACTAAGTTCCCCAAATTTAGTCAAGACCTTGCCCAAGATCCTACTACTCGTCGGATTTGGTATGGGATTGCCACCGCTCACGACTTTGAAAGCCACGACGGAATGACGGAAGAGAAGCTCTATCAAAAGCTTTTCGCAACTCACTTCGGTCACCTGGCAATCATCTTCTTGTGGGCATCTGGTAGCCTATTCCACGTTGCTTGGCAAGGCAACTTTGAGCAATGGATCAAAGATCCGCTCAACATTCGCCCGATCGCTCATGCGATTTGGGATCCTCAGTTCGGTAAGCCTGCGGTAGATGCGTTTACCCAAGGTGGAGCGAACTATCCTGTCGATATCTCTTACTCAGGTGTTTACCACTGGTGGTACACGATCGGCATGAGAACCAATGGTGATCTGTACCAAGGTTCGATCTTCTTGTTGATCTTGTCTGCTGTCCTCCTGTTCGCAGGTTGGTTACACCTTCAGCCTAAATTCCGTCCGAGCTTGGCTTGGTTTAAGAACGCTGAATCGCGTTTGAATCACCACTTGTCTGGTTTGTTCGGTGTTAGCTCTTTGGCTTGGGCAGGTCACTTGATCCATGTTGCTATCCCTGAATCTCGCGGACAGCATGTGGGTTGGGACAACTTCTTGTCCACCATGCCGCACCCTGCAGGTCTTGCACCTTTCTTTACTGGAAATTGGGGTGTGTATGCAGAAAATCCAGATACGGCTGAGCATATCTTTGGTACGGCTCAAGGTTCTGGCTCTGCGATCTTGACGTTCCTCGGTGGATTCCACCCGCAAACAGAATCGCTGTGGCTGACCGATATGGCTCACCACCACTTAGCGATCGCGGTGATCTTCATCGTGGCAGGTCACATGTACCGCACCAACTTCGGGATTGGTCACAGCATCAAGGACATCCTCAATGCTCACAAACCGCCGGCTGGTGGTTTGGGTGACGGTCACACTGGACTGTATGACACTGTCAACAACTCCTTGCACTTCCAACTTGGTCTTGCTTTGGCTGCGTTGGGAACGGTGACGTCCTTGGTTGCGCAGCACATGTACTCGATGCCGCCCTATGCCTTCATTGCGAAGGACTTCACGACTCAAGCTGCTCTGTATACTCATCACCAATACATTGCTGGCTTCTTGATGGTGGGCGCATTTGCACACGGCGCAATCTTCTGGGTTCGTGATTACGATCCAGACCAAAACAAGAACAACGTGCTTGCACGTATCTTGGGTCACAAGGAAGCGATTATCTCTCACCTGAGCTGGGTGTCGCTGTTCTTGGGCTTCCATACTCTCGGGCTGTACGTTCACAACGATGTTGTCGTTGCGTTTGGTACTCCTGAAAAGCAAATCTTGATTGAGCCTGTGTTTGCTCAATGGATTCAGTCGACTCACGGTAAGGCGCTGTATGGCTTCAATGCTCTACTGTCGAACCCTGACAGCATCGCAACAACGGCTTGGCCGAACCACGGTAACGTTTGGTTGCCGGGTTGGTTAGATGCGATTAATAGTGGTGTTAACTCACTGTTCTTGACGATTGGTCCTGGTGACTTCTTGGTTCACCACGCGATCGCGCTCGGTCTGCACACCACCACTTTGATCTTGGTCAAGGGTGCGTTGGATGCTCGTGGATCGAAGCTGATGCCGGATAAGAAAGACTTTGGCTACGCATTCCCTTGCGATGGTCCGGGTCGTGGCGGTACCTGCGATATCTCTGCATGGGACTCCTTCTATCTGGCAATGTTCTGGATGTTGAATACCATCGGTTGGGTAACGTTCTACTGGCACTGGAAGCATTTAGCGATCTGGTCGGGTAACGTGGCTCAGTTCAACGAAAGTTCGACCTACTTGATGGGTTGGCTGCGTGACTACCTGTGGCAATATTCTGCTCCATTGATCAACGGTTACAACCCGTATGGCATGAATAACTTGGCGGTTTGGGCTTGGATGTTCCTCTTGGGACACTTGGTCTGGGCAACCGGCTTCATGTTCTTGATCTCCTGGAGAGGCTACTGGCAAGAATTGATCGAAACTCTGGTTTGGGCGCATGAACGCACTCCGCTCGCGAACTTGATTCGCTGGAAAGACAAACCGGTTGCTCTCTCGATCGTTCAAGCTCGTTTGGTCGGTCTGGTTCACTTCACGGCAGGTTATGTGCTGACGTATGCAGCCTTCGTGATTGCTTCTACAGCAGGTAAGTTCGGCTAA
- the psaA gene encoding photosystem I core protein PsaA, whose product MTISPPEREAKVRVVVDKDPTPTSFEKWGQPGHFDRTLSKGPKTTTWIWNLHANAHDFDSHTSDLEDVSRKIFSAHFGHLAVVFIWLSGMYFHGAKFSNYEAWLANPTGVKPSAQVVWDIFGQEILNADVGGGFHGIQITSGLFQMWRGAGFTNTFQLYCTAIGGLVMAGLMLFAGWFHYHKRAPKLEWFQNAESMMNHHLAGLFGLGSLGWAGHQIHVSLPVNELLDRGVPADKIPLPHEFILNTQLMADIYPSFAKGLIPFFTLNWGEYSDFLTFKGGLNPVTGGLWLTDTAHHHLAIAVLFIIAGHMYRTNWGIGHSMKEILEAHKGPFTGEGHKGLYEVLTTSWHAQLAINLAMVGSLSIIVAQHMYAMPPYPYLATDYATQLSLFTHHMWLGGFFIVGGAAHGAIFMVRDYDPVVNQNNLLDRVLRHRDAIISHLNWVCIFLGFHSFGLYVHNDTMRALGRPQDMFSDTAIQLQPVFAQWVQNLHTLAPGTTAPNALAPASFAFGGGTVAVAGKVAMMPIALGTADFMVHHIHAFTIHVTVLILLKGVLFARSSRLIPDKANLGFRFPCDGPGRGGTCQVSGWDHVFLGLFWMYNSLSIVIFHFSWKMQSDVWGTVGADGTVDHITGGNFAQSAITINGWLRDFLWAQAAQVIGSYGSALSAYGLMFLGAHFVWAFSLMFLFSGRGYWQELIESIVWAHNKLKVAPAIQPRALSIIQGRAVGVAHYLLGGIATTWAFFLARSLSIG is encoded by the coding sequence ATGACAATTAGCCCACCGGAGCGCGAGGCAAAGGTGCGGGTCGTCGTTGATAAAGATCCCACCCCGACTTCTTTCGAGAAATGGGGACAGCCGGGACACTTCGATCGAACCCTATCTAAGGGACCCAAAACCACCACTTGGATTTGGAACCTTCACGCTAACGCTCACGATTTCGATAGCCATACAAGCGACTTAGAAGACGTTTCTCGTAAAATTTTTAGCGCGCACTTCGGTCATTTAGCCGTTGTGTTCATTTGGTTGAGTGGAATGTACTTCCACGGCGCTAAGTTTTCAAATTATGAAGCATGGCTTGCAAACCCGACTGGTGTAAAACCCAGCGCGCAAGTGGTTTGGGACATCTTCGGTCAAGAAATTCTTAACGCGGATGTCGGCGGCGGCTTCCACGGAATTCAGATCACCTCTGGTTTATTCCAAATGTGGCGGGGTGCTGGCTTCACGAACACATTTCAGCTTTACTGCACCGCAATCGGCGGTCTCGTCATGGCTGGTTTGATGCTGTTTGCAGGCTGGTTCCACTATCACAAACGCGCTCCCAAACTGGAATGGTTCCAGAATGCGGAGTCCATGATGAATCACCACCTGGCCGGTCTGTTCGGACTCGGTTCGTTGGGTTGGGCGGGACACCAGATCCACGTCTCCCTACCTGTGAACGAGTTGCTCGATCGGGGCGTACCTGCGGATAAGATTCCTCTGCCTCATGAGTTCATCTTGAACACCCAATTGATGGCGGATATCTATCCCAGCTTCGCAAAAGGTCTTATTCCTTTCTTTACCCTCAACTGGGGTGAATATTCTGACTTCCTCACCTTCAAAGGTGGTTTGAACCCGGTCACGGGCGGTCTCTGGCTGACTGACACGGCACATCACCATTTGGCGATCGCTGTGTTGTTCATCATCGCTGGACACATGTACCGCACCAACTGGGGTATCGGTCACAGCATGAAGGAAATTCTGGAAGCACATAAAGGTCCTTTCACTGGGGAAGGTCACAAAGGCTTATACGAAGTTCTGACCACTTCTTGGCACGCTCAACTGGCAATCAACTTAGCAATGGTTGGTTCTTTGAGCATCATCGTGGCTCAGCACATGTATGCAATGCCGCCTTACCCGTATTTGGCAACTGACTATGCAACGCAGTTGTCGCTATTTACTCACCACATGTGGTTGGGTGGATTCTTTATCGTCGGTGGAGCCGCTCACGGAGCGATCTTCATGGTGCGTGACTACGATCCAGTTGTGAACCAAAACAACTTGCTCGATCGCGTATTGCGCCATCGCGATGCCATCATTTCTCACTTGAACTGGGTTTGTATCTTCTTGGGCTTCCACAGCTTCGGTCTGTACGTGCATAACGACACGATGCGTGCTTTGGGTCGTCCGCAAGATATGTTCTCGGATACCGCAATTCAATTGCAGCCTGTGTTTGCGCAGTGGGTACAAAACCTGCATACGCTTGCACCGGGCACAACTGCTCCGAATGCGCTGGCTCCTGCGAGCTTTGCATTTGGCGGTGGAACGGTCGCTGTCGCTGGCAAAGTTGCCATGATGCCGATCGCGTTGGGTACGGCGGACTTCATGGTTCACCATATTCATGCTTTCACGATTCACGTAACAGTTCTTATCCTCTTGAAGGGTGTGCTGTTTGCGCGTAGCTCACGCTTGATTCCTGATAAAGCGAATCTTGGTTTCCGCTTCCCGTGCGATGGTCCGGGTCGTGGCGGTACTTGCCAAGTGTCTGGATGGGATCACGTGTTCCTCGGTCTGTTCTGGATGTACAACTCCTTGTCGATCGTTATCTTCCACTTCAGCTGGAAAATGCAGTCTGATGTTTGGGGCACGGTTGGAGCAGATGGAACGGTAGACCATATTACGGGCGGTAACTTCGCTCAAAGTGCGATCACAATCAATGGTTGGTTGCGCGACTTCCTGTGGGCACAAGCGGCTCAGGTGATTGGATCTTACGGATCTGCGTTGTCAGCTTATGGACTCATGTTCTTGGGCGCTCACTTTGTTTGGGCATTCAGCTTGATGTTCCTGTTTAGCGGACGCGGTTACTGGCAAGAACTGATCGAATCGATCGTTTGGGCACACAACAAGCTCAAAGTTGCACCTGCAATTCAGCCTCGTGCGTTGAGCATTATTCAAGGACGGGCTGTGGGCGTTGCTCACTACCTATTAGGCGGGATTGCCACAACGTGGGCATTCTTCCTAGCTCGATCATTGTCAATCGGATGA
- the infC gene encoding translation initiation factor IF-3 — protein MPVINERIRFPKVRVIDADGSQLGIMTSREAQTMADEKELDLVLVSDKADPPVVKIIDYGKHKFEQEKKAKEAKKKQHTVDVKEVKMRYKIEEHDYNVRINQAERFLKAGDKVKATIMFRGREIQHSDLAETLLKRMATDLQEIAEVQQAPKKEGRNMMMLLAPKK, from the coding sequence ATGCCCGTAATCAACGAACGGATTCGGTTTCCGAAAGTTCGTGTCATTGATGCAGATGGTTCTCAGCTTGGCATTATGACCTCACGTGAAGCTCAAACAATGGCAGACGAGAAAGAACTCGATCTCGTTCTCGTGAGCGATAAAGCTGATCCGCCTGTCGTCAAGATCATCGACTACGGTAAGCATAAGTTCGAGCAAGAAAAGAAGGCGAAAGAAGCTAAGAAGAAACAGCATACCGTAGATGTCAAGGAAGTAAAAATGCGCTACAAAATTGAGGAGCACGACTATAACGTGCGAATCAATCAAGCTGAACGCTTCCTGAAGGCAGGGGATAAAGTCAAAGCCACGATCATGTTCCGTGGACGAGAAATTCAGCACAGTGATCTTGCAGAAACTCTGCTGAAGCGGATGGCGACTGACCTCCAAGAAATTGCGGAAGTGCAACAAGCACCGAAGAAAGAAGGGCGCAATATGATGATGCTGCTCGCACCGAAGAAGTAG
- a CDS encoding ABC transporter ATP-binding protein: protein MQLQVENVSFSHFRLSKRGNTLEDHALLRNISFGVNQGERIAIVGASGSGKTTLLRLLNRLAEPTQGSIQFEGKSFQEISVTKLRQQILFVAQEPKLFGMTVREALSYPLSLRNLKDVDRCVDECFERIKIARDWYDRTEQELSTGERQWIAIARGLICQPAILLLDEPTANLDANRSELLLRILAQVDCTVLAVTHQFDWAEQFSQRVLQLERGQLVADTNRADWQAIRTAIAQIEIEEAEEWD, encoded by the coding sequence ATGCAATTACAAGTAGAGAACGTGAGTTTTTCTCATTTCAGGCTGAGCAAAAGAGGCAATACTCTGGAAGATCATGCCCTGCTGCGCAATATCTCGTTTGGCGTGAACCAGGGAGAACGAATTGCGATCGTCGGTGCGTCCGGCTCAGGTAAAACGACGTTGCTCAGACTGCTCAACCGATTAGCTGAACCAACTCAGGGGTCAATCCAGTTTGAAGGCAAAAGCTTTCAAGAAATCTCAGTCACAAAATTGCGCCAGCAAATTCTGTTTGTTGCACAAGAACCCAAATTGTTTGGCATGACGGTTCGAGAAGCATTGAGCTATCCATTAAGTTTGCGAAATCTCAAAGATGTTGACCGATGCGTGGATGAATGTTTTGAGCGCATAAAGATTGCTCGGGATTGGTACGATCGCACAGAGCAAGAGCTTTCAACCGGAGAAAGACAGTGGATTGCGATCGCGAGAGGATTAATCTGTCAGCCTGCGATATTGTTACTCGATGAACCGACTGCAAATTTAGATGCAAATCGGAGTGAGTTATTGCTGCGGATTTTAGCGCAGGTGGATTGTACGGTTTTAGCCGTAACGCATCAGTTTGATTGGGCAGAGCAGTTTAGCCAACGGGTTTTGCAGTTAGAGCGGGGGCAATTAGTCGCTGATACCAATCGAGCGGATTGGCAAGCCATCAGAACAGCGATCGCGCAAATTGAAATCGAAGAAGCTGAAGAATGGGATTAA
- a CDS encoding Npt1/Npt2 family nucleotide transporter, whose amino-acid sequence MVASNSAPQKSGENRFLRWINLRKGEGQRTFWMFTAYSATSSGLMWLEACSVDRFLSEFGAANLPVIYITSAGLKILLGMLYSWLQTFLPLRSVIIWIALLLAAPLPFFSLGLSESAEAQIGSFYIVQITIFAMQLWLEASHVLNDLNASITANQLFNIREIKRTYPLISSGILVADVFGGFSLPWVLRQFPRDQAVPSVLLLAFGLMVFGAIVLFGLSLANRQAFPTARRRREDNNAEHSPPRLQGQMKSYMQLLQIFFSLAQVFLLLVEFQFLTQLGKDSGLASQIVGGEVAGFLGLFNGALGICELAMQWMFSSRVLDRMGVFTSIMLLPIVVMSLTGISMTGMIPVFYGVLALRFLYELLHYTLLSGSVPFLFYSVPDHIRNQEQAKVRSIAEPISTAVTGLILMGLVKLSMNGIGVAEQTLSFSLMIAAAIVWLWTIGALKKEYLNLLVLNAGRGQLSTSEVDLKALRQKTIDTLEKPGTEEDKRACIEFLSEIDGRNSGEVLAPLLSRLSPELQYKSIEVMLKHPNPAYLNPVKSLCAQRPAPEVMAVALRYIWLTEESASFSELRHYLKPNHPSIVRATAASLILRQGTMSEKAEATYVLHSMLTSKQVQDRVIGCRALGGAVHLQGLRLWLKPYVSKLVKDPSFEVRAATLEAIAATRSEEFYRYLMVGLYHRPTREAAKSALVSLEDTALNNLIRLVDDVERPLLVRTEAMSAIGQIGTPEALDLLISRLTTSWGVPRRALLRILLKVPNEKGIDAVAEQLGRVGIEQLIEQELMFIGQVYAASMDLILERIRCDETMLLRSALETLPADSLERIFLLMKFLYPIGSIRVAEYNLQSESKSAIAQGLEILDSTLDINSKRALLGVLDRELPIDKLQSLSSLVPYTPMQPSERLNHLLELRHFISDWALACCFHLAKRAHWNISPDAIRSGLRHPRGYVREAALSYIATQFPQKLGLVLQGFQNERNPIVAAQVQEMMKKLGMRPPAQHPEALPRLKTES is encoded by the coding sequence ATGGTTGCGTCAAATTCGGCTCCCCAAAAATCAGGCGAAAATCGGTTCCTGCGCTGGATTAATCTCCGAAAAGGCGAAGGACAGCGCACGTTTTGGATGTTTACGGCTTATAGCGCAACTTCATCCGGTCTGATGTGGCTTGAAGCCTGTTCGGTCGATCGCTTTCTCTCAGAATTTGGCGCAGCGAATCTTCCCGTCATCTACATCACAAGTGCTGGTCTGAAGATTCTTTTAGGAATGTTGTACTCGTGGCTGCAAACATTTTTGCCGCTGCGATCGGTGATTATTTGGATTGCGCTCTTACTCGCTGCACCCCTTCCCTTCTTTTCATTGGGTCTTAGCGAATCTGCGGAAGCACAGATTGGCAGCTTTTATATTGTGCAGATTACGATCTTTGCCATGCAGCTTTGGCTAGAGGCAAGCCATGTTCTCAATGATTTGAACGCTTCGATTACCGCTAATCAGTTGTTTAATATCCGAGAAATTAAGCGTACCTATCCGTTAATCAGTAGCGGCATTCTGGTTGCAGATGTGTTTGGTGGGTTTTCGTTACCTTGGGTCCTGCGGCAATTTCCACGGGATCAAGCGGTTCCAAGCGTACTGCTTCTGGCATTTGGGCTGATGGTCTTCGGCGCGATCGTCCTGTTTGGCTTGAGTCTTGCCAATCGGCAAGCTTTTCCTACGGCTCGTCGTCGTCGAGAAGACAACAATGCCGAACATTCTCCGCCCCGACTTCAGGGACAGATGAAAAGTTATATGCAGTTGTTGCAGATCTTCTTTTCGCTGGCACAGGTTTTTCTCTTGCTGGTTGAGTTTCAATTTCTGACGCAATTAGGCAAAGATTCGGGGCTGGCTTCTCAGATTGTAGGTGGCGAAGTTGCTGGCTTTCTCGGACTGTTTAACGGGGCATTGGGGATTTGCGAATTGGCGATGCAGTGGATGTTTTCGAGCCGTGTTCTCGATCGCATGGGGGTTTTCACCTCGATTATGCTGCTGCCGATCGTCGTCATGAGTCTCACAGGCATTTCCATGACCGGGATGATTCCTGTGTTTTATGGAGTTTTAGCACTGCGGTTTCTCTATGAATTACTGCATTACACGCTGCTAAGTGGAAGTGTGCCATTTCTCTTTTATTCTGTTCCTGACCATATTCGTAACCAAGAACAAGCAAAAGTTCGGAGTATTGCAGAGCCTATTTCTACTGCTGTGACTGGATTAATTCTCATGGGATTAGTCAAACTCAGTATGAATGGCATTGGCGTTGCAGAACAGACGCTCAGTTTCAGTCTGATGATTGCAGCCGCGATTGTGTGGCTCTGGACGATTGGTGCATTAAAAAAAGAATATCTCAATCTGCTCGTTCTGAATGCGGGGCGTGGACAGTTGAGCACCTCAGAGGTCGATTTGAAAGCGCTGCGACAGAAGACGATCGATACTTTAGAAAAACCCGGAACCGAAGAAGATAAACGTGCCTGTATCGAATTCTTAAGTGAAATTGATGGCAGAAATTCAGGAGAAGTTCTGGCTCCACTGCTTTCTAGACTTTCGCCAGAATTGCAGTACAAAAGCATCGAAGTGATGCTCAAGCATCCGAATCCGGCATATTTAAATCCAGTCAAATCACTCTGCGCTCAGCGTCCCGCTCCGGAAGTAATGGCAGTTGCTTTGCGCTATATCTGGTTGACCGAAGAATCTGCTTCATTCAGTGAATTGCGGCATTACCTCAAGCCAAATCATCCTTCTATTGTGCGAGCGACCGCAGCATCGCTGATTTTGCGCCAAGGGACTATGAGCGAAAAGGCAGAAGCAACCTATGTCTTGCATTCGATGTTGACGAGCAAGCAAGTTCAAGATCGCGTGATTGGCTGTCGGGCATTGGGAGGAGCCGTACATCTACAAGGCTTACGATTGTGGCTCAAACCTTATGTCTCTAAGTTGGTCAAAGATCCATCGTTTGAGGTGAGAGCCGCAACGTTAGAAGCGATCGCGGCAACTCGATCCGAAGAATTCTACCGTTACCTGATGGTGGGTTTATATCATCGCCCCACTCGCGAAGCCGCCAAGTCAGCTCTCGTGAGCTTAGAAGATACCGCACTCAACAATCTGATTCGGCTTGTGGATGATGTGGAGCGACCGCTGTTAGTTCGGACTGAAGCGATGAGTGCGATCGGACAAATTGGCACTCCAGAAGCTTTAGATCTGCTGATTTCTCGATTGACAACTTCTTGGGGAGTTCCGCGACGTGCCCTATTACGCATCCTGCTGAAAGTGCCCAACGAGAAAGGAATTGATGCAGTCGCAGAGCAGTTAGGACGTGTAGGGATTGAACAACTGATCGAACAAGAATTGATGTTTATCGGGCAAGTGTATGCGGCTTCGATGGATTTGATTTTGGAGCGGATTCGCTGTGATGAGACGATGCTCTTGCGATCGGCATTAGAAACGTTGCCTGCCGATAGTTTGGAGCGGATCTTCTTGCTGATGAAGTTTCTCTATCCGATTGGTTCGATTCGAGTCGCAGAGTATAACTTACAGTCAGAATCGAAATCCGCGATCGCGCAAGGGTTAGAAATTCTCGATAGTACCTTGGACATTAATAGCAAACGGGCATTACTGGGAGTTTTGGATCGAGAGTTGCCGATCGATAAGCTGCAGAGTTTATCGAGTCTTGTGCCTTATACGCCGATGCAACCGAGCGAGCGACTGAACCATCTACTCGAACTGCGGCATTTTATTTCAGATTGGGCATTAGCTTGCTGTTTCCATCTCGCAAAACGGGCACATTGGAATATCAGCCCAGATGCGATTCGATCAGGCTTGCGACATCCGAGAGGCTATGTTCGAGAAGCCGCACTGAGCTATATCGCAACCCAATTTCCTCAGAAGTTAGGACTGGTGCTGCAAGGATTTCAGAACGAGCGCAATCCCATTGTGGCAGCGCAAGTTCAAGAGATGATGAAAAAGTTGGGGATGCGTCCGCCAGCACAACATCCTGAAGCGCTACCGCGCCTGAAAACCGAATCTTAG